A region from the Pseudomonas cucumis genome encodes:
- a CDS encoding aldehyde dehydrogenase (NADP(+)), giving the protein MPKIIGHNYIDGARSAAGNIAMQSHDARTGAALPYSFMQATAKEVHAAAQAAAAAYPAFRNLPATRRAEFLEAIATQLDALDDEFVALVTRETALPTARIQGERSRTSGQMRLFAQVLRRGDFYGARIDRALPERQPLPRVDLRQYRIGVGPVAVFGASNFPLAFSTAGGDTAAALAAGCPVVFKAHSGHMATAECVADAIIRAAEQTDMPKGVFNMIYGAGVGEALVKHPAIQAVGFTGSLKGGRALCDMAAARPQPIPVFAEMSSINPVLVLPEALLVRGEKIAGELVASVVQGCGQFCTNPGLVIGIGSPQFSAFTARLSALMAEQVAQTMLNAGTLASYEKGVQALVDHPGISHLAGQDQHGNQARPQLFKADVSLLLKGDPLLQEEVFGPTTLVVEVADKAELQQALNSLHGQLTATLIGEAQDLKEHADLLVLLEQKVGRVLFNGYPTGVEVCDAMVHGGPYPATSDARGTSVGSLAIERFLRPVCYQNCPDDLLPDALKNANPLGIRRLVDGNSHREPV; this is encoded by the coding sequence ATGCCCAAGATCATCGGCCACAACTACATCGACGGTGCCCGCAGCGCCGCTGGCAACATCGCGATGCAGAGCCATGACGCCCGCACCGGCGCAGCGCTGCCCTATTCGTTCATGCAAGCCACCGCCAAGGAAGTGCACGCCGCAGCCCAAGCCGCCGCTGCCGCTTACCCTGCCTTTCGTAACTTGCCGGCGACACGCCGTGCAGAATTTCTCGAGGCCATCGCCACGCAACTGGATGCCCTGGATGACGAATTCGTCGCCCTGGTTACCCGCGAAACTGCCCTGCCGACCGCACGCATCCAGGGCGAACGCAGCCGTACCAGCGGCCAGATGCGCCTGTTCGCTCAGGTTCTACGCCGGGGTGATTTCTATGGTGCGCGCATCGACCGCGCGTTGCCCGAACGTCAGCCATTGCCACGGGTCGACCTGCGCCAATACCGGATCGGCGTCGGGCCGGTGGCCGTGTTCGGCGCCAGTAACTTCCCGCTGGCCTTTTCCACCGCTGGCGGTGATACCGCGGCCGCCCTGGCCGCCGGTTGCCCGGTGGTGTTCAAGGCCCACAGCGGCCACATGGCGACCGCCGAATGCGTGGCCGATGCAATCATCCGCGCCGCCGAGCAAACCGACATGCCCAAAGGTGTGTTCAACATGATTTACGGTGCAGGCGTCGGTGAAGCGCTGGTCAAGCATCCGGCGATCCAGGCTGTCGGTTTCACCGGCTCGCTGAAAGGCGGTCGCGCCCTCTGTGACATGGCTGCCGCACGGCCACAACCGATTCCCGTATTCGCCGAAATGAGCAGCATCAATCCGGTACTCGTACTGCCTGAAGCCCTGCTCGTGCGTGGCGAGAAGATCGCTGGTGAACTGGTGGCGTCGGTGGTTCAGGGGTGCGGGCAGTTCTGTACCAATCCGGGGTTGGTGATCGGTATTGGCTCACCGCAATTCAGCGCGTTCACCGCGCGGCTCAGTGCCTTGATGGCCGAACAGGTGGCGCAAACCATGCTCAACGCCGGCACCCTCGCCAGCTACGAAAAAGGCGTACAGGCGTTAGTCGACCATCCCGGGATAAGCCATCTGGCAGGCCAGGACCAGCACGGCAATCAAGCCCGGCCGCAACTGTTCAAGGCCGACGTCAGCCTGCTGCTCAAGGGCGATCCGCTGTTGCAGGAAGAAGTGTTCGGCCCGACCACCCTTGTCGTCGAAGTGGCCGATAAAGCCGAGTTACAACAAGCGCTGAACAGTTTGCACGGTCAACTCACCGCCACGTTGATTGGCGAAGCACAGGACCTGAAGGAACACGCCGATCTGCTGGTACTGCTGGAACAAAAGGTCGGTCGCGTGCTGTTCAACGGCTACCCTACCGGCGTCGAAGTCTGCGATGCCATGGTGCATGGCGGTCCTTACCCGGCGACCTCCGACGCCCGTGGCACGTCGGTCGGCAGCCTGGCTATCGAGCGTTTCCTGCGCCCGGTGTGCTACCAGAACTGCCCGGACGATTTGTTGCCCGACGCCCTGAAAAACGCCAACCCGCTGGGCATTAGGCGACTGGTTGATGGCAACAGCCACCGCGAACCGGTTTAA